The region CTCGAAAGAACGAGTCGTCGAAAAGTTCTGCAGACAGCGAAAGTGGAGCACCTGGAAAAGTGCTCCAACCTCACAAGGCACCAAATATGGTGCAAAAACGAGCTCGAACCGGACGTTCTCAACCCAGATTCCAAAAGCTCATCTGTGAAAGCGGGCGGCAATTATGACGAATTGTCAACAGGTGGATATTGAATCTACCGGGTCACCCCCAGTGTGCCAGTGTACAAGCTCTGCAGGCACGAGGTATACTCGCAAAAGCTTTGGTGTTCGAGGATTGGCAATGAAAAACTTTGGTCGCGATCAGATCAGTCGTTTCGCTCTCACAGTAGCGATGGTACCCGGGATCACTCTGTGCGTCGTCTCAATGGCGAAGGCACAGTCAACTAAACCGAATACTCCCGAATCCGTACCGAATCAGATCCTCGTAATGGTTCATCCTGGCTCAGACAAAGATGAAGTCAGCAATGCACTGAAGGAATTGAACGGTAAAGTTGTGCGGACGATGACCAACGGCAAGCTTGTTTGCAACGTCATCGAAGTGCCAGCCGGTAAAACAGACGAAAGCATTCAAAAACTGACCAAAGAGAAGAAGCTGTTTGATGCTGTGCAGCGCAACGTGATCAGTAGACTGCAGAACCATCAGCACTTCCCACCACCGCCACCTCCACCTCCACCTCCGCCTCCACCACCTCCTCCTCCTCCACCGCCACCACCTCCACCTCCACCTCCACCTCCACCACCTCCTCCACCTCCGCCACCCCCTCCTCCGCCACCACCACCGGGGAATTTCCCTAATGGCGCGCCGAACGACCCAGGCTACAGCTCGCAGTATCATCACGGCGTGATGAACGTACCGACTGGCTGGGCGAATGGAGGCTCCGGTCAGGGCGTCACAGTGGGAGTGATCGACAGCGGTGTGATCGGCTCTGAAATTGACCTGTCCGGAAAAGTAGATGCAGGCTTCAACGAAAGAAAGGGTTCCGGTCCTGGAAACACAGACCAGACACCAGGTCCGAACGCGTTCTACCACGGCACATTCGTCTCGACATGCTCGATGGGTAACACCAACAACGGCATCCTCGGCGCATCGCCGGCGTATCAAGCCAACATCATTCCGGTGAATGTGTTCGATAATCAGAGCTCAACGACCGATGCCGACATCATCAACGCTCTCTTCTATCTGGAAGGGCGCAACGTCAAGCTGATTAACTTGAGCGTAAATGCCAGCGTGCCATACACGTTTGCAAACTCGAGAATCCATCCAGCTTTGACCACTGCACTGGCTGACTTCTACAACAACCACAACGGCTTGCTCTTCAATGCGGCAGGAAACGATGGCAGAAGCGATTCAAGCCCACGGACCAACAACCTGATCGTTATCTCGTCGGTCACAAGTACGTCTACGCTTTCTTCGTTCTCCAACTATGGAGGTCCGGTCTGGTTTGCAGCACCCGGTACCAGCATAGTCTCGGGTGACGGCACGAACAAATTGAGCACCGCCAGCGGAACGTCATTCGCATCACCACTTGCGATGAGCGTTGCTGCCCAGATCTGGGGACTGCGCCCCAATCTGACAAACGCCCAGGTGCTCAGCATCATGCAGTCGACGGCTACAAAACCGGCAGGTTATACACAAGCTAAATTCGGTTACGGCATCGTCAATTCCGGCGCTGCTGTGCAAAAGGCACTTACCTTTTAAAAACCTAATTTACATTTTCAGATGACAAGGGGTGCATCCACTTGGGAAGCCCCTACAATAGGCTCAACGGTGCGAAGCAAAGTTGCGAATGCATCGGAAGTCTTATCGCCGCGAGCGATACACTGAACAACCATGCGCGTGAGCAGCACGCCAGCAAAGGAGATACAGCGATGATGAATGAACTACCATTAACAAAGGATGAGCGTCTTTGTCTCCAAGCATGGTTCAGACAGGCAATAGTGCAACTAGAGCGTGAAGAAGTCACAGCCAGACTTCTAAAAGAACACGCCGCCGAAGCAGCTTGCGAAGACGGTCACAGATCACCGGTCATCCGTCGTCGCAGCCGTCGCAGCACCTTCTCGCACGTCAGCCAGTTCGCAAAAGCTAGATAATTAAAGGCACTCAGACCGAATTATCGGCGAATCATCATATGAACGGCAGTTCCCAACGAACTGCCGTTTTTCTTTGCCCCAGTTCGACATTGACCCAGGACGAAGAATAAACCGGGCGAATATATCAAATAGATATAGAAAAATATTGTTCCAGGAATTTGAACTATATCTGACGAAATGACGTCTTCTCTTATGTAGAATGACTGAGTGGGACATCGCCCAATCCGACTTCGCACGCCAAGCCGCCTGCGTAAGCGTCAGACCACACTTAACAATCAGGCTTGCGCCAAGCCAATCAGCAGGACGCGAGCAGGTAAGGCACTCGCGTCCACACAAAACACTCCGGAGACACCGCATGCCGCCACGCCCATACGTACCGCTGCATCTGCACACCGAGTACAGCCTGCTCGACGGAGCGACTCGTATCAAAGAGCTGGTCAAAAAAGCTAAGGCAGAAAACATGCCGGCAGTCGCTGTCACCGATCATGGTGTCATGTATGGTGCCATCGAACTAACCAAAACATGTCAGGAATTGGGCGGCGTCAAGCCTATCATCGGGTGCGAAGGCTATATCATCGATGGCGACATCAAAGACAAATCCGTTCGTCCGCCACTTTATCACCTCATTCTCCTGAGCAAAAACAAGACCGGCTACAAAAATCTGGTCAAGCTAAACTCGCGCGCACACACCGAGGGCTACTATTACAAGCCTCGCATGAACAAAGAGATGCTCGCAGAGCACAGCGAAGGTCTGATTATTCTTTCAGGCTGTCTGGGCGCTGAGCTCAGTCAACATCTGCTCAAAGATGAATACGACAAAGCCCTCGCAGCCGCTAAGTGGTACAAGGAGGTCTTTAAAGACGACTATTACATCGAAATTCAGGACCACGGCTATCCCGAAGATCGAAAAGTAAATCGACAGCTCGTCAAGATCGCAAGAGAGCTGGGCATCAAACTTTGCTGCACAAACGACAGTCACTTTACCGGCAAAGATGATGCGGTTGCTCATGACTGCTTGTTGTGTATTCAGATGGGCAAGAACGTCGTCGATGCTCAACGCATGAAGTTCAGCGGATGGGAATACATCAAAAACGGCGACGAGATGTATCACCTTTTTAGAGACCACCTCGACATCGAACACATCGAAGAAGGATTGCGCAGCACACTCGAAATCGCCGATAAGATCGAGTCCTTCAAATTAGCCAGTGAACCACGCTTGCCTGTATTTACCGTGCCGCAAGGACAAACAGCCGAATCTTACTTGAATCAGCTGGTTCACGAAGGCATCAAAGAAAAATACAAAGAGGTCACGCCTGAAGTACAGACTCGAGCTCGTGTCGAACTGGAAGTAATCGAAGGCATGAATTTTGCCTCTTACTTCTTAATCGTCAGCGACTTCATCCAGTACGCAAGAAAGAAAGGAATTCCAGTCGGTCCCGGTCGAGGTTCTGCCGCCGGCAGTCTGGTTGCTTACGCCCTGGGCATCACAAACATTGACCCCATCAAGTACAACTTACTGTTCGAGAGGTTTTTGAATCCTGAAAGAAAGTCGATGCCCGATATCGATACAGACTTCTGCATCGAACGTCGCGAAGAAGTGATCAAATACGTCGGCGAAAAATACGGAGCCGATCGGGTTGCGCAAATCATCACATTCAACCGCATGACCAGTAAAGCTGTCATCAAAGACGTTGCTCGCGTGCTTGAATTTCCCTTCGGTGAATCTTCCAAGCTCGCCAAAATGGTACCAGTGGTGCGCGGTAAACCAACACCACTCGATGAAATGATCGCTGACCATCCTGAGTTCAAGAAGGTCTATGCGATTAGCGACGAAGCCAGACAGGTGATCGATGTCGCTCGCAAGTTAGAGGGCGTCAACAAAAGCTTCGGCATGCACGCAGCCGGCGTCGTCATCTCCGACGTGCCGCTGGAAGAGCTTGTGCCGGTGCAGCGCAATAATGACGGCACCATCATCACTCAGTTCTACATGGAAGACGTAGCATACGTCGGACTGGTGAAGATGGACTTCCTCGGACTGCGCAACTTAACGATGATCGATAAGGCAGTCAAAATCATCAAACAGCTGCACGACATCGACATAGTGCCTGATGAACTGCCGATCGATGACGAGAAGACATACACAACAATCTCCAACGGCGACCTGGCCGGTATTTTCCAGCTAGAAACTTCATCCGGTATGCGACAGGTCGCACGAGACATGAAGCCAAACTGCATGGAAGACATTTCGGCTCTCATCGCTCTTTATCGTCCGGGTCCGCTCGACACGGGGATGATCGACAAATTCATCGATTGTAAGAACGGCAAGACCAAAATCACTTATGCAACGCCGCTTCTGGAGCCGATTCTCAAAGACACATATGGGCAAATCGTCTACCAGGAGCAGGTCATGCAGATCGCTCAACAGCTGGGCGGTTACAGCCTCGGACAAGCAGACTTGCTGCGCCGCGCCATGGGTAAGAAAAAACCCGAAGAGATGGAAAAGCAGCGCGAAATCTTTGTAGGAGGATGCGTCAAAAACGGCGTACCAAAAGAAGTCGCCAACGATCTCTTCGACATGATGGTGCAGTTCGCCGAGTACTGCTTCAACAAATCGCACAGTCAGGCGTACGCCCTGCTCACCTACCAGACCGCATACCTGAAGACGCACTACCCGGTTGAATACATGTGCGCTCTGCTTTCGAGCGTCAGCGGCGACCAGGAAAAGGTTCAGGGCTACATCGCAGAGTGCCAGGCCATCAATATAGATATATTGCCTCCAGACGTGAACATCTCAGGCAATGACTTCACCGTAGACGGAACCTCAATCAGGTTCGGATTGAGTGCGGTAAAAAATGTAGGCGAAGCGGCTGTTGAAGAAATCGTAGCTAAGCGCGAGCTGCACGGCAAGTTCGACTCATTGAACGACTTCATCTCCAAAGTCGACCTGCGCATATGCAACAAGAGAACACTGGAAGCGCTGATCAAATGCGGCGCCTGTCTCAGCCTGGACGTCTCAAGAAAACAAGCTCTGGAGAATCTCGACGCCCTGGTTGAACGCGCGCAGCGCAAGCAAGCGGAAGAAGCGAGCGGTCAGATCAGCTTGTTCAGCATGGCAGCCGACACCGGCGTCAGTTTCGAACTAAAACTAACAGGCGACGGCAGCGAATACCAGGAATCCGAACTACAGAAGATGGAGCACGAGTTACTCGGATTCTACGTCACGAGCCACCCGCTCAAGAAGGTCTCCAACCGCCTTCGCTTCCTCACAACGCACACCCTGCGTGACATAAAAGAGGCGAAAGATGGCACTAACGTGATCATCGGCGGTCTGGCGATAAGTATCGAAAAACGGCTAACGAAGCAGAACAAACTTCTGTGCATTATCCATCTGGAAGATCCCGCCGGAAAGATGGAAGTGGTAGCTTACAGCGAATTGCTCGACAAAACGCCACCCGAGGTGCTTGTGCCGCAGTCGTTACTGCTGATCAAAGGCAAGATCAAAAAGAACGAAGATCAGATCTCAGTTCTGGCAAATTCAGTCAGACGAATTTCAGACGCGTCGATGGTCGACATTTACTTCAACAGTCACCAGTCGTTCAGCGACCTGCATCGCCTGAAAGATGTGCTGAACACCCACAAAGGCGAAGACCCTGTCTTGCTCCACTTCCCGCAAGACAGCAAATCGAACCAGACCATTCTGGTCGGCTCGCAATTCTGGGTGTCGCCGTCAGCTGACTTCGTCACAAACATGCACCGCAATTTCGAGGAGAATGTGCGCGTCATGGTCAAGAGAATCTTCGTCTAGCCCGCGGAAACCGCATGAATAGCTAGTCTTAGACCGGCCCTCAACAATCTCTTAAACTTGGCCGTCGTTCAGGAGTGTTACGGTTCTTCATCTCCTTGACCGAGCAAATCCAACCGGCGGCAATGGTGGCATCTCCACACAGAGCGTCGAAGAAGCCGATGGATAGCAGGATTTACCGCTCAGCAGAGTGAGCTGAAGACAACGCATGACATCCCGGACAACCTCGGCGACAGACGCCAGGAAAAAAATTTTTGTCAGCTTTCCAAACCCCTTCAAAAAAAATTTTTTTGCTGTAGAATAGCTCTTTCGTAATAACCCAAGGAGGTTGACTCGACAAACACACAACGCCCAATTCCCAGGCCCGGCTGTTGTCCAACTCTGGTGTAAAGTAAGCGTTTCGTGTACCCCGCAAAACACTTGGCTCAAAGCTTCGATTTCGTC is a window of Candidatus Melainabacteria bacterium DNA encoding:
- a CDS encoding DNA polymerase III subunit alpha, coding for MTEWDIAQSDFARQAACVSVRPHLTIRLAPSQSAGREQVRHSRPHKTLRRHRMPPRPYVPLHLHTEYSLLDGATRIKELVKKAKAENMPAVAVTDHGVMYGAIELTKTCQELGGVKPIIGCEGYIIDGDIKDKSVRPPLYHLILLSKNKTGYKNLVKLNSRAHTEGYYYKPRMNKEMLAEHSEGLIILSGCLGAELSQHLLKDEYDKALAAAKWYKEVFKDDYYIEIQDHGYPEDRKVNRQLVKIARELGIKLCCTNDSHFTGKDDAVAHDCLLCIQMGKNVVDAQRMKFSGWEYIKNGDEMYHLFRDHLDIEHIEEGLRSTLEIADKIESFKLASEPRLPVFTVPQGQTAESYLNQLVHEGIKEKYKEVTPEVQTRARVELEVIEGMNFASYFLIVSDFIQYARKKGIPVGPGRGSAAGSLVAYALGITNIDPIKYNLLFERFLNPERKSMPDIDTDFCIERREEVIKYVGEKYGADRVAQIITFNRMTSKAVIKDVARVLEFPFGESSKLAKMVPVVRGKPTPLDEMIADHPEFKKVYAISDEARQVIDVARKLEGVNKSFGMHAAGVVISDVPLEELVPVQRNNDGTIITQFYMEDVAYVGLVKMDFLGLRNLTMIDKAVKIIKQLHDIDIVPDELPIDDEKTYTTISNGDLAGIFQLETSSGMRQVARDMKPNCMEDISALIALYRPGPLDTGMIDKFIDCKNGKTKITYATPLLEPILKDTYGQIVYQEQVMQIAQQLGGYSLGQADLLRRAMGKKKPEEMEKQREIFVGGCVKNGVPKEVANDLFDMMVQFAEYCFNKSHSQAYALLTYQTAYLKTHYPVEYMCALLSSVSGDQEKVQGYIAECQAINIDILPPDVNISGNDFTVDGTSIRFGLSAVKNVGEAAVEEIVAKRELHGKFDSLNDFISKVDLRICNKRTLEALIKCGACLSLDVSRKQALENLDALVERAQRKQAEEASGQISLFSMAADTGVSFELKLTGDGSEYQESELQKMEHELLGFYVTSHPLKKVSNRLRFLTTHTLRDIKEAKDGTNVIIGGLAISIEKRLTKQNKLLCIIHLEDPAGKMEVVAYSELLDKTPPEVLVPQSLLLIKGKIKKNEDQISVLANSVRRISDASMVDIYFNSHQSFSDLHRLKDVLNTHKGEDPVLLHFPQDSKSNQTILVGSQFWVSPSADFVTNMHRNFEENVRVMVKRIFV